The Setaria viridis chromosome 9, Setaria_viridis_v4.0, whole genome shotgun sequence sequence GAATCGATGAGAGTAATTAAAACtgagaaatatatatttttgtaaAACAAGCGCCATTTCGCAGTAAAGGCATACATCACGCAACGAGCTAGCCTTCTATATTTATTCCATACTTATCCTGGCATCCAAACATCTCAACTAATTAATTGATACTTATAATAACCATGAACAGATTTCTTTAACCATGATCAACAATGAATTTCCCCCCTTTTGGGAGATTATACATCACCGTGTACCGTAGAGACAACACGGAGTAATAATACAACTAGTCACGCAAGTATTGCGTCATGCGATGCTTGCTATTTTCGTTTCAGTTGCTCGAATATTACCATTTGCATAGTACATCTTAAACTAAGTTCGGACCAATAAGCTCGAAGATTACTAGTACATCTTATAGTATTGCTGATCGATAGTGAGATCAATAAGTCACACATCGCGGCTTAGTTTGCCTTCTGCTTGTGCTGTGGGAACTGATAATGAAAATGCCACAAGAACAAAAGAAGAATGGCTAGAATAGCGAGAAAATGTACTCAAGACGTAGCTTTGGAACCAAGCAGCAGGTTTCCGTGTTAACAATGCTACTTGCTAGCGAAATTTCCATTGATTTTTTCTATTGATTCGATCATGCATATCCGGCTAGCAATGGTCATTTGTAGATGGACAAATTTAGGGGGTCATTTGAATTTACCCAGCTTGGACGTACTAATTCCCGCGATCTTGCAAATCCTGACGCATAATTTGTTTCCATATCACGGCAATCGCTCCAATCTCTATCCTTTCCTCCCACACGGCTATAAAACAATCACCCCTCCTTTCCTTCCAAACCGCAccaatccccccccccccccccgcgacCATTTTCCCTTTTGTTGATTGATTTGCAGGTGCCGGGGCGGGCCGGCATGGCTCGCAAGAAGGTGACCCTGCAGTGGATCGCCAACGACTCGACCCGGCGCGCGACGTTCAAGAAGCGTCGCAAGGGCCTGATGAAGAAGGCAAGCGAGCTGGCGACGCTGTGCGACGTGGACGCCTGCGTCGTTGTGTACGGCGAGGGCGAGTCGCAGCCGGAGGTGTGGCCGGGCGCCCCCAAGGTGGCGGAGGTGCTGGCCCGCTTCAAGGCCATGCCGGAGCTGGACCAGTGCAAGAAGATGATGGACATGGAGGGCTTCCTCAACCAGCGCATCGAGAAGCTCCGGGAGCAGCTCCACAAGGCGCAGCGCGAGAACCGCGAGCGCGAGACCACCATCCTCCTCcacgacgccgtcgccggccgccgcccggcgggGCTCGCCGGCCTCTCCGTCGAGGAGATCGCCAGCCTCGGCTGGATGGTGGAGAACCGCATCCATGGCGTCAGGACCGCCATCGAGCGCCTCCACGGGCAGGGGCAGgacggcccggcggcggcgacgctgcagctgcagctgcctcAGGTGACCGGCCTCCCGCTGGTgccgtacggcggcggcggcatcgggccgccggcgcccggcagCCGGGACGTGATGATGCAGGCGCCGCCGCACCAGCAGGCGGCCTGGCTGATGGACGTGGCCAAGGCTGGAGGGGACCTCGGCGCGCTGGCCTAcagcggcttcggcggcgggcgtgggagCTTCGTTGGAGGCGCCGGCACCAGCGCCGCCGGGGCAGACATGCTGCCGCCGCAGCTTGGCAACATGGGTGCCGGGTTCGCGTGGGCTGATCCTGCTGGTCTCTCTTTCCCTCCTCCCATGTAAGGAGGCGCTCCGCATTCACATCGTTATGGCTCATCGCACGCACGCATCCATCCATGCCTGCCTGCCTTCCATATCTGTCGTATGCTCATCCTGTCGTGTGTCTCGTACGTCGTACCGCCTCTTGTTCGTCCTAAAGTGTTTCTTGGTG is a genomic window containing:
- the LOC117835276 gene encoding agamous-like MADS-box protein AGL80 — translated: MARKKVTLQWIANDSTRRATFKKRRKGLMKKASELATLCDVDACVVVYGEGESQPEVWPGAPKVAEVLARFKAMPELDQCKKMMDMEGFLNQRIEKLREQLHKAQRENRERETTILLHDAVAGRRPAGLAGLSVEEIASLGWMVENRIHGVRTAIERLHGQGQDGPAAATLQLQLPQVTGLPLVPYGGGGIGPPAPGSRDVMMQAPPHQQAAWLMDVAKAGGDLGALAYSGFGGGRGSFVGGAGTSAAGADMLPPQLGNMGAGFAWADPAGLSFPPPM